One Aphelocoma coerulescens isolate FSJ_1873_10779 chromosome 4A, UR_Acoe_1.0, whole genome shotgun sequence DNA window includes the following coding sequences:
- the LOC138110675 gene encoding serine/threonine-protein kinase pim-2-like: MRPALPRRRAGLRPPRPRASRRGLASARLLAYWLWRCWAGISACLLGSTVSLWLRLARLRPRPRPRPRLLPGPAEDTDGAAAPAASAASSPVRALPLGSAAPAPEPPVSPSKEAASGDTRPGAVEERPAAVSGAGPSADSRVSPAGNAQQGLRERYVVGSLLGRGGFGSVFAATRLSDGAPPNGTSAPLEVVLLDKVSTGFPGVVQLLEWLALPNNVVLVMERPEHSQDLRHFIRARGFLSEEVARKLFRQVLEAVRHCTSCGVLHRDVKPENILVDLATGQAKLIDFGCGTYLQDTAYTRFAGTPAYSPPEWTHFGWYYGEAATVWSLGIVLHQMVCGRHPFPKGRNISWGQLSLPERLSQDVEDDVKDGKLFLDLATGKLKMMGFDSGTFFKARLHSEFTDESTRSVVGGVQPGSGSAWDQLRRGWDGALEKTEDIAWEQLFFRRRVACAFLDAFDHGEERAPGLGTHPVTGRRTAMSQRSEEPALSLSRACRVWSRISPAVRGSLPANRPHPPRSLLQGRKALSAQGFP; encoded by the exons ATGCGCCCGGCCCTCCCGCGGCGCCGGGCGGGGCtgcgccctccccgcccccgggcgtcccgccgcggtctcgcctccgcccggctcttgGCGtactggctgtggcgctgctgggcgggcatcagtgcctgcctcTTGGGCAGCACTGTCAGcctctggctccggctggcccgactccggccccggccccggccccggccccggctcctcccgggaccCGCCGAGGACACagacggcgcggccgctcccgccgcgtccGCCGCGTCTTCCCCGGTCCGAGCTCTTCCGCTCGGCagcgcggcccccgcccccgagccgccggtgtccCCTTCGAAAGAGGCAGCATCTGGGGatacccggcccggggcggttgaggagCGCCCGGCGGCCGTTTCTGgagccgggccgagcgctgacagcCGCGTCTCGCCGGCAGGGAatgcgcagcagggcctgagggAGCGCTACGTggtgggttcgctgctggggcgcggcggcttcggcagcgtcttcgcggcgacgcggctctcggacggcgccccg cccaacGGCACCAGCGCACCACTCGaggtcgtgctgctggacaaggtgtccactGGCTTCCCTGGTGTGGTGCAGCTCCTCGAGTGGCTCGcgctccccaacaacgtggtgctggtgatggagcGGCCGGAGCACTCTCAGGACCTGCGTCATTTCATTCGAGCGCGGGGCTTCCTGTCAGAGGAGGTGGCACGGAAGCTGTTCCGCCAggtcctggaggccgtgcggcactgcaccagctgcggggtccttcaCAGGGATGTGAAaccagagaacatcctggttgacctggccacCGGCCAGGCCAAATTGATTGACTTTGGCtgcggcacctacctgcaagacaCAGCCTACACCCGCTTTGCAG GAACACCAGCGTACAGCCCCCCAGAATGGACCCATTTTGGCTGGTACTACGGCGAGGCAgctaccgtctggtccctgggcatcgtgctgcaccagatggtctgcgggcgGCACCCGTTCCCGAAGGGCCGGAACATCAGCTGGGGCCAGCTGTCGCTCCCAGAACGGCTCTCTCAAG acgtGGAGGACGATGTCAAGGACGGCAAGCTCTTCctcgacctggccaccggcaagctgaagatgatgggctttgattctggcaccttcttcaaagccaggctccacagcgaatttacagatgagtccacac gaaGCGTTGTAGGTGGTGTCCAGCCTGGATCGGGAAGTGCTTGGGACCAGCTGCGGCGTGGATGGGACGGGGCCTTGGAGAAGACCGAGGACAtcgcttgggagcagcttttcttccggCGGCGGGTGGCGTGCG ccttccttgatgccttTGACCACGGGGAGGagcgagccccaggtttagggactcatcctgtcactggcagaagaacagcaatgtctcagaggtccG aggagccgGCATTGAGCCTTAGCAGGGCCTGCCGggtgtggagccggatctcgcctgCTGTCCGGGGCTCGCTGCCcgccaaccgcccccacccgccgcgctcccttctaCAGGGACGGAAGGCTCTGTCTGCACAAGGGTTCCCATAA